From one Leptospira stimsonii genomic stretch:
- a CDS encoding LIC_12936 family protein, whose translation MKATLFYFLILICAFAGISGQEFEPDGKVKILPYEPGQIKDLELLGKDIAEFHKRIESRLAFLNRRKQIQDNLYSQFIPAYEDQIPQTRNRYMLDLRFVLKVSGAGAQNSPIKLESILFWSRKSLISKMRPQYEEISILKNDKINTEGSDAIELVVKKKTDSGTKEAVYNVSTIREPAQRVKLVRIYRTNLIEIIRRIDKYVEGSIKTSAEDVETTLREVENGGPYQENLPKD comes from the coding sequence ATGAAAGCAACATTATTTTATTTCCTCATTTTAATTTGCGCCTTTGCCGGTATTTCGGGCCAGGAATTCGAACCCGACGGTAAAGTGAAAATTCTTCCTTACGAACCGGGCCAGATTAAGGACTTGGAACTCTTAGGGAAAGATATTGCCGAGTTTCACAAAAGGATCGAAAGTCGTCTCGCATTCTTAAATCGAAGAAAACAGATCCAAGACAATCTCTACAGCCAATTTATTCCTGCATACGAGGATCAAATTCCTCAAACCAGAAATCGTTATATGCTCGATCTTCGTTTTGTTTTGAAGGTTTCGGGCGCCGGCGCGCAAAATTCTCCCATTAAATTGGAATCGATCCTCTTTTGGAGCCGGAAATCATTAATTTCCAAAATGAGACCTCAATATGAGGAAATCAGCATTTTGAAAAACGATAAGATCAACACCGAAGGTTCGGATGCGATCGAGTTGGTAGTTAAGAAAAAAACGGACTCAGGAACCAAGGAAGCGGTGTATAATGTCTCGACGATCCGGGAACCCGCGCAGAGAGTAAAACTCGTTCGTATCTACAGAACGAACCTGATTGAAATCATTCGTAGAATCGATAAATATGTGGAAGGAAGCATCAAGACCAGCGCGGAAGACGTGGAAACCACTCTTCGAGAAGTGGAGAACGGCGGTCCGTATCAGGAGAATCTTCCAAAGGATTGA
- a CDS encoding J domain-containing protein: MSDPDFKNQFPDHYKNLGLSPLSSIEKVKTRYRELAKIFHPDNRETGSSDLFQKFAHSYQILTHPIRRKEYDLQYLSRHPEILFRFRSANEEKNASGEVSFRPKEIPASRILYAGQAVELAKKGLLRAGMRNRERKKYSGIFYDIRILLTSEELNVPIFAKIPLVVRVLCPDCRGSNVFCDSCGGKGTYKSFRNLNLEAEAGKLLPGKVYELDLTGLKPDGFVHFKKNRLKVKIELLEGSKK; this comes from the coding sequence ATGAGTGATCCGGATTTTAAGAATCAGTTTCCGGATCACTATAAGAATCTCGGCCTTTCTCCTCTTTCCTCCATTGAAAAGGTCAAAACACGTTATCGTGAATTGGCGAAAATCTTTCATCCCGATAATCGAGAAACCGGCTCTTCGGATCTTTTTCAAAAATTCGCACATTCCTATCAAATTCTCACGCACCCGATTCGAAGAAAAGAATACGACCTCCAGTATCTCTCAAGACATCCGGAAATTCTCTTTCGTTTTCGATCCGCAAACGAAGAAAAGAACGCAAGCGGAGAAGTTTCGTTTCGACCGAAAGAAATTCCCGCGTCGAGGATTTTATACGCGGGTCAAGCGGTCGAACTCGCGAAAAAAGGACTTCTTCGTGCGGGGATGCGGAACCGGGAAAGAAAAAAATATTCCGGGATCTTTTACGATATTAGAATTCTCTTAACTTCCGAGGAATTAAACGTTCCTATCTTCGCAAAAATTCCTCTGGTGGTTCGAGTTCTTTGTCCTGATTGCAGAGGGTCTAACGTGTTCTGCGATTCCTGCGGAGGAAAAGGAACCTATAAAAGTTTTCGAAATTTGAATCTGGAAGCAGAGGCCGGTAAACTTCTTCCGGGAAAAGTTTATGAACTGGATCTCACCGGTCTCAAGCCGGACGGTTTTGTTCATTTTAAGAAGAATCGTCTGAAAGTAAAAATTGAACTCCTGGAAGGGAGTAAAAAATAG
- a CDS encoding type I phosphomannose isomerase catalytic subunit, translated as MQKLIRFYPIYKERIWGGRKLGNYPGRSIPEGNIGESWEISDYGNEVSVISNGPLKGKTFREVYQQNTDAILGKTFRGKPFPLLIKLIDAKEKLSVQVHPDDTYAEKYDPNNAGKKEAWTVLQAEPGSKLVCGFSNATRREEFQSLVEANRAEEILREITVKEGDSFLLNPGRIHAIGAGILLMEVQQSSDSTYRVYDYGRPRELHLKKALDVLDYSGPSENDILKPEAKSWEDGKRFRLTANDKFLMETLEVSGEGKTFQIPSLYKESVFQILIVLKGRIRIEEEEFSEGDTAFLTASGLQEGISAVNLGTFAKLSISGPGSDWGIYKD; from the coding sequence ATGCAAAAGCTGATCCGATTCTATCCGATCTACAAAGAAAGAATTTGGGGGGGAAGAAAGCTCGGAAATTATCCGGGAAGATCGATCCCCGAAGGAAACATCGGAGAATCCTGGGAAATTTCGGACTACGGAAACGAAGTTTCCGTGATCAGCAACGGCCCTTTAAAGGGAAAGACGTTTCGAGAAGTATATCAGCAAAACACGGACGCGATCTTAGGGAAAACCTTTCGCGGAAAACCGTTTCCTCTTCTTATCAAACTCATAGACGCGAAGGAAAAACTTTCGGTGCAAGTGCATCCGGACGACACCTACGCGGAAAAATACGATCCGAACAACGCGGGTAAAAAAGAGGCGTGGACCGTTTTACAAGCGGAGCCCGGTTCCAAACTCGTATGCGGTTTTTCGAATGCAACAAGAAGGGAAGAATTTCAATCCCTCGTGGAAGCGAATCGCGCTGAGGAAATTCTCAGAGAAATTACCGTGAAAGAAGGGGATTCTTTTCTTCTGAATCCTGGAAGGATCCACGCGATCGGAGCCGGAATTCTTTTGATGGAAGTGCAACAATCTTCGGATTCTACGTACAGGGTCTACGACTATGGAAGACCGAGAGAACTTCATCTTAAAAAAGCGTTGGACGTTCTGGACTACAGTGGTCCTTCGGAAAACGATATTCTGAAACCCGAAGCCAAATCTTGGGAAGACGGAAAGAGATTTCGTCTAACGGCAAACGATAAATTCTTAATGGAAACCTTGGAAGTTTCCGGAGAAGGAAAAACGTTTCAAATTCCGAGCTTATACAAAGAATCCGTTTTTCAAATCCTGATCGTTCTCAAAGGAAGAATCCGAATCGAAGAAGAAGAATTCTCCGAAGGAGATACTGCATTCTTGACGGCCTCCGGTCTGCAAGAGGGAATTTCCGCGGTCAATCTCGGAACCTTCGCGAAACTTTCGATTTCAGGCCCCGGCTCCGATTGGGGAATCTATAAAGATTAG
- a CDS encoding HNH endonuclease, with amino-acid sequence MDPEEPIIWISEEELSKQRKIAKDLRKTPWWKKKKAGGICHYCGKKFPPEELTMDHLIPLAKGGKSIKANLVPACKECNFAKKNKLPFEFDSGN; translated from the coding sequence ATGGACCCTGAAGAACCTATCATTTGGATCAGCGAGGAAGAACTTTCCAAACAGAGAAAGATCGCAAAAGATCTTCGTAAAACGCCTTGGTGGAAAAAGAAAAAGGCCGGCGGGATCTGTCACTACTGCGGAAAGAAATTTCCTCCGGAGGAGTTGACGATGGACCATTTGATTCCTCTTGCAAAAGGTGGAAAGTCCATCAAAGCGAATCTGGTTCCCGCGTGCAAAGAATGTAATTTCGCTAAAAAGAACAAACTTCCCTTTGAATTCGATTCCGGGAACTAA
- a CDS encoding DUF1292 domain-containing protein, with translation MQDLSQDDEFQEHEESGQETVQLLDEDGNSHSFIIAEALEIDENQYLLLTPVLEEDFDLVNLDVSFLRGEDDAGYFAVRLESDEFGEDCLIEVKDKRELDDILAELNVDIV, from the coding sequence GTGCAAGATCTATCTCAGGACGATGAATTTCAAGAACACGAAGAATCCGGTCAAGAGACGGTTCAACTTTTGGATGAAGACGGAAATTCCCATTCTTTTATCATAGCCGAAGCGCTTGAGATCGATGAAAATCAATACCTTCTTCTGACTCCCGTTTTGGAAGAAGATTTCGATCTGGTCAATCTGGACGTGAGTTTTTTGAGAGGAGAGGACGACGCCGGATATTTTGCGGTTCGTCTCGAGTCCGACGAATTCGGAGAAGATTGTTTGATCGAAGTCAAGGACAAACGTGAACTCGATGATATTCTCGCCGAATTGAACGTAGATATCGTTTGA
- the eat gene encoding ethanolamine permease, translated as MSSSLQKVLGPLHLWGISVGLVISGDYFGWNLGWAHANFWEFAVAVGLVAIFYSTFSLCFTELATSIPHAGGPSAYAHVALGSIGGLIAGFFTLVEFVLAPPAIASALGGYFHFLFPLIREGWASNGFFLLLLGINLLGIKQTARFELFVTLTAVFGLLFYLILLFPHFDLAKITANSSFSFWNLFPALPYAIWFFLAVEGVAMAAEEVKNPERDIPRGYLSGIGTLVLLAFGVLFGTAGVISTNEVSKLDYPLSFTLGNLYGSSSWTTLLFTGIGLFGLIASLLGIILGYSRQIYALSKEGFLPKILSRLNSKTKAPSFAILCGGLIGLISLQFGNTGELITLSAFGACGMYCISMISFFVLRIRNPKAPKTYRAPFYPVLPIFSLVLSFVCFTTLTIYNTFLFLILLGGMIGAFLLYLGSKGFSLRKVPHSSLSPEKEDGTLSRGDTDF; from the coding sequence ATGTCTTCCTCTTTACAAAAAGTTCTCGGTCCTCTTCACCTCTGGGGAATCTCGGTCGGTCTCGTCATCTCCGGCGATTACTTTGGTTGGAATTTGGGTTGGGCGCACGCAAACTTCTGGGAATTCGCCGTTGCCGTCGGTTTGGTCGCGATTTTCTATTCTACTTTCTCACTTTGTTTTACGGAACTCGCGACTTCGATTCCTCATGCGGGAGGACCCTCGGCGTACGCGCACGTTGCACTCGGTTCGATCGGCGGTTTGATCGCCGGATTTTTTACTCTCGTGGAATTTGTCCTCGCTCCTCCTGCGATTGCTTCGGCTCTCGGAGGTTACTTTCATTTTTTATTTCCCCTGATCCGTGAAGGATGGGCGTCCAACGGTTTTTTTCTCCTTCTCCTCGGAATCAATCTCTTAGGAATCAAACAGACCGCGAGGTTCGAGCTCTTCGTGACACTCACCGCGGTCTTCGGGCTTCTTTTCTATTTGATTCTTCTCTTTCCTCATTTCGATTTAGCAAAGATCACAGCAAATTCTTCTTTTTCTTTTTGGAATCTCTTTCCGGCCCTTCCTTACGCAATCTGGTTTTTTCTCGCGGTAGAAGGCGTTGCAATGGCGGCGGAGGAAGTGAAGAATCCGGAGCGCGACATTCCTCGGGGTTATCTTTCCGGAATCGGAACCCTTGTCCTTCTGGCCTTCGGTGTTCTTTTCGGAACGGCCGGGGTCATCTCTACGAACGAAGTTTCGAAATTGGATTATCCTCTTTCTTTTACATTAGGAAATCTTTATGGATCTTCCTCTTGGACGACCTTGCTTTTCACTGGAATCGGACTTTTCGGTCTCATCGCGTCTCTTCTCGGAATCATCCTCGGTTATTCGAGACAAATCTACGCACTTTCTAAAGAAGGGTTTCTTCCAAAAATTCTCTCTCGCTTGAATTCAAAAACGAAAGCTCCGAGTTTTGCAATTCTCTGCGGAGGTTTGATCGGTCTCATTTCTCTTCAATTTGGAAACACGGGAGAATTGATCACTCTCTCGGCCTTCGGAGCCTGCGGAATGTATTGTATCAGTATGATTTCCTTTTTTGTCTTGAGAATTCGAAACCCAAAGGCACCGAAGACATACCGCGCACCTTTTTATCCGGTTCTTCCGATCTTCTCCCTCGTTTTGAGTTTTGTTTGTTTTACTACATTAACTATTTATAATACATTTTTGTTTTTGATTCTCCTGGGAGGGATGATTGGAGCTTTTCTTTTGTATCTTGGGAGCAAAGGTTTTTCTCTGAGAAAAGTTCCTCATTCTTCTCTCTCCCCCGAAAAAGAGGATGGAACTCTTTCTCGAGGGGATACGGATTTTTAA
- a CDS encoding motility protein A, which yields MNPTLVGLSVAFLSVLIAILLEGAHFLSFLKISALLLIIGGTAGATFASFSLEQMKDLVLNLQAAVFPKRKLPLGELFLDFAERARKNGLLSLEDNLKSIQDPFLQRGVQLIVDGTDPRAVEEILFESAIAMEDKEANSAKILETAGGFSPTVGIIGTVMGLVGVLENLGAGTRALGEGIATAFIATFYGIAFANLIFFPLANRIKAWSKEQSDRRQAIIRGVIALQSGDNRRILMERMMPFIG from the coding sequence ATGAATCCTACTCTCGTTGGTCTCTCTGTCGCATTCTTATCCGTCTTGATAGCGATTCTTCTGGAAGGGGCGCACTTCCTCTCTTTTCTCAAAATCTCAGCGCTCCTCTTGATCATCGGTGGAACCGCAGGCGCGACGTTCGCGAGTTTTTCTCTCGAGCAGATGAAGGACCTCGTCCTCAATCTCCAAGCGGCCGTCTTCCCGAAACGCAAACTGCCTCTCGGTGAACTCTTCCTTGATTTCGCAGAAAGAGCTCGTAAGAACGGACTTCTTTCTCTCGAAGACAATCTCAAATCTATCCAAGATCCTTTTCTCCAGAGAGGAGTTCAACTCATCGTGGACGGAACCGATCCTCGCGCAGTAGAAGAAATTCTTTTTGAATCCGCGATCGCGATGGAAGACAAGGAGGCAAATTCGGCGAAGATCTTAGAAACCGCAGGCGGTTTTTCTCCTACGGTCGGAATCATCGGAACCGTCATGGGACTCGTCGGGGTTCTTGAGAATTTAGGCGCGGGAACTCGCGCCCTCGGAGAAGGAATCGCCACGGCATTTATTGCGACCTTCTATGGTATCGCTTTTGCCAACCTCATCTTCTTTCCTCTCGCAAATCGTATCAAGGCCTGGTCGAAAGAACAATCCGATCGCAGACAAGCGATCATCCGAGGAGTCATTGCTCTTCAGAGCGGGGACAACCGCCGGATTCTTATGGAAAGAATGATGCCTTTTATCGGTTGA
- a CDS encoding cellulose synthase family protein — protein sequence MLTVVTVLFLAIYGIDIVALFFFGIHTYIMVYLYKKNHAYCESEPDRILDVNDPNLPVVTVQLPIFNEFYVVDRLLETTVALKYPKDKLEIQLLDDSTDETVEKSRKLIAHYKSLGFDIHHLHRTGAERTGYKAGALEAGMKVARGQYIAIFDADFMPDPDFLIKTVPYFEDPQIGMVQVRWGHVNADYNVLTKAQSFGIDGHFMIEQVARNGSHLWMNFNGTAGIWKKDCIIDSGGWEHDTLTEDFDLSYRAEMKGWKFRYFKDIECKAEIPAMISAYKSQQFRWCKGSIQTAVKLLPRILRADLPWRIKSEAIVHLINYSVHPLMIINILFSAPLLLMDYWSGFSFYDLPIEILMGTAAILSVGSIGPMIFYAYSQKTLHKDWKRRMVYLPILIMIGTGIAIVNTRAWLEAILGIQSSFKRTPKLKIEKSTDVLKDRLKYTVPLDFHVVLEFMMGFYCLGTVVLSFMLGKPQIVGFLVIYAIGFFYVGYLSLKEALWNFGASKEKSAEELPAQA from the coding sequence ATGCTGACCGTCGTAACTGTACTGTTTTTGGCCATTTATGGGATCGACATAGTCGCTCTCTTTTTCTTCGGGATTCATACCTATATCATGGTATATCTCTACAAAAAGAACCATGCATACTGCGAATCGGAACCGGACAGAATCCTCGACGTAAACGATCCGAATCTTCCGGTCGTAACGGTTCAGCTTCCGATCTTCAACGAATTCTACGTTGTGGATCGATTACTGGAAACTACCGTCGCACTCAAATATCCAAAGGATAAACTCGAGATTCAACTCCTCGATGACTCTACGGACGAGACGGTCGAAAAATCCAGAAAACTCATCGCACATTATAAATCTCTCGGTTTCGACATTCATCACCTCCATAGAACAGGAGCGGAACGCACCGGTTACAAGGCGGGCGCGCTCGAAGCGGGAATGAAAGTGGCCCGTGGTCAATACATTGCCATCTTCGACGCTGACTTCATGCCGGACCCGGACTTCTTAATCAAAACCGTTCCTTATTTCGAAGATCCGCAAATCGGGATGGTTCAGGTTCGTTGGGGACATGTCAACGCGGACTACAACGTTCTTACAAAAGCTCAGTCTTTTGGAATCGACGGTCACTTCATGATCGAGCAAGTTGCTCGGAACGGTTCTCACCTTTGGATGAACTTCAATGGAACTGCGGGAATCTGGAAAAAAGATTGTATCATCGATTCCGGCGGATGGGAGCACGACACTCTCACGGAAGATTTTGATCTTTCCTACCGCGCCGAAATGAAAGGCTGGAAATTCCGTTATTTTAAAGATATCGAATGTAAGGCCGAAATCCCAGCGATGATCTCCGCTTACAAATCCCAACAATTCCGTTGGTGCAAAGGATCGATTCAGACTGCGGTTAAACTTCTTCCAAGAATTCTCCGTGCGGACCTTCCTTGGAGAATCAAATCCGAGGCCATCGTTCATTTAATCAATTATTCCGTTCACCCTCTGATGATCATCAATATTCTCTTTAGCGCACCGTTGCTTTTGATGGACTATTGGTCGGGATTCAGCTTCTACGATCTGCCGATCGAGATTTTGATGGGAACCGCGGCGATTCTTTCCGTTGGATCGATCGGCCCGATGATCTTCTACGCCTATTCTCAAAAAACTCTTCACAAAGATTGGAAGAGAAGAATGGTGTATCTACCGATTCTGATCATGATCGGAACCGGAATTGCAATCGTAAACACCAGAGCTTGGCTCGAAGCCATTCTCGGGATTCAATCTTCTTTCAAACGCACTCCAAAACTCAAAATTGAGAAGAGCACCGACGTTCTGAAAGACAGGCTGAAATACACAGTCCCTCTTGATTTTCACGTCGTTTTAGAATTCATGATGGGCTTTTACTGTTTAGGAACCGTAGTCCTTTCCTTTATGCTCGGAAAACCGCAAATCGTGGGATTCCTGGTCATTTACGCGATTGGATTCTTCTACGTAGGATATCTTTCCCTAAAAGAAGCGCTCTGGAACTTCGGCGCTTCCAAAGAGAAATCCGCCGAAGAACTTCCCGCTCAAGCCTAA
- a CDS encoding oxidoreductase: MKPSAFTLKPGLVHGKFSRKTVLEEPFTLFPEPGALYLKEFPTRVRAGEPLLKQSVGTLLSPVDGIASLIQGEHSTRIKIVQDGSFQLSNETQIDPSLKLEQALERMDELGLVSLDFAEVSLSTLFKTFRSSLIVLSPYTKTQSVDFRNILIEEFKELHIQFLEYLGIWFPGAVVKDFILNPVPFRKYEYPMGFPQYFVKKALSQKSFQKENTLYLGPETLYHLYRALFKKIPFIERHISIYYVGKNGGLKKEESPIKFRDGQSLSFLLLEKKKEYPNFTFNSFFDGGEFHSSSEEYYLDIYNHHSILFVAGKIREQKELPCTECGECTYNCPLECNPIALVTGQGKFSPNACIECGICTFLCPSGISLRERIQKVKSDSKEKVNV, encoded by the coding sequence TTGAAGCCCTCCGCTTTTACTCTCAAACCAGGATTGGTCCACGGAAAGTTTTCCCGAAAGACCGTCCTGGAAGAACCTTTCACGCTTTTTCCCGAACCGGGAGCCCTCTATCTCAAAGAATTCCCCACTCGTGTACGCGCAGGCGAACCTCTTTTAAAACAATCCGTAGGAACCTTACTTTCTCCGGTGGACGGAATCGCGAGTTTGATCCAAGGAGAACATTCCACGAGGATCAAGATCGTACAAGACGGAAGTTTTCAGCTTTCCAACGAAACACAAATCGATCCTTCCCTCAAGTTGGAGCAAGCTCTCGAAAGAATGGACGAGCTCGGTTTGGTTTCGCTGGACTTCGCCGAAGTAAGCCTTTCGACTCTTTTTAAAACCTTTCGTTCTTCTTTGATCGTTCTTTCACCCTATACTAAAACGCAATCCGTGGATTTTCGAAACATTCTCATTGAAGAATTCAAAGAATTGCATATTCAATTTTTAGAATATTTAGGCATTTGGTTTCCGGGTGCGGTCGTTAAGGATTTTATCCTGAATCCGGTCCCGTTTCGAAAATACGAATATCCGATGGGCTTTCCTCAATACTTCGTAAAAAAAGCCCTCTCTCAAAAATCGTTTCAAAAAGAGAATACTCTTTACCTCGGTCCGGAAACTCTTTATCACTTATACCGCGCTCTTTTCAAAAAGATTCCGTTTATCGAAAGGCATATCAGCATCTACTACGTCGGCAAAAACGGCGGACTCAAAAAAGAAGAATCTCCGATCAAGTTCCGAGACGGACAAAGTCTTAGCTTTCTTCTTTTGGAGAAAAAGAAAGAATACCCGAACTTTACGTTCAATTCTTTCTTCGATGGGGGAGAATTTCATTCTTCCTCCGAGGAATATTATTTAGATATTTATAATCATCATTCGATTCTTTTTGTGGCCGGAAAGATCAGAGAACAAAAAGAACTTCCCTGTACCGAATGTGGAGAATGTACATACAATTGTCCTCTCGAATGTAACCCGATCGCTCTCGTTACGGGGCAGGGAAAGTTTTCGCCTAACGCGTGTATCGAATGTGGGATCTGCACATTCTTATGTCCTTCCGGAATATCTCTCCGCGAAAGAATTCAAAAAGTAAAATCGGATTCGAAGGAGAAGGTGAATGTCTGA
- a CDS encoding PTS sugar transporter subunit IIA: MNQLLTLLHPETIIFNLEAGTKEEVISRLLQKAVETNQIDSENKDEILESLLAREKSMSTGIGSGVAIPHCSVNLVDELKCVMGLNQEGVDFDSIDHQPVHIFILLIVPKTKFQEHIKTLAQIAKALNVKDDREKLIRSRSFEEIQKAFSRNV, translated from the coding sequence ATGAATCAATTGTTGACTCTTCTTCATCCGGAGACGATCATTTTTAATTTGGAAGCAGGCACCAAAGAAGAAGTCATTTCGCGACTTTTACAAAAGGCCGTGGAAACAAATCAGATCGACTCGGAAAACAAGGATGAAATTTTAGAATCTCTTTTGGCCCGTGAAAAATCGATGTCGACAGGAATCGGAAGCGGGGTCGCGATTCCTCACTGTTCCGTAAACCTTGTCGACGAGCTCAAGTGTGTGATGGGACTCAATCAGGAAGGTGTCGATTTTGATTCCATCGATCATCAACCGGTTCATATTTTTATTTTATTGATCGTTCCAAAGACGAAATTTCAAGAACACATCAAGACTCTCGCGCAAATCGCAAAAGCGTTAAACGTGAAAGATGACAGAGAGAAGTTGATTCGTTCTAGATCTTTTGAGGAAATTCAAAAAGCTTTTTCTCGGAATGTTTAA